One genomic region from Diabrotica undecimpunctata isolate CICGRU chromosome 9, icDiaUnde3, whole genome shotgun sequence encodes:
- the LOC140451310 gene encoding cathepsin L-like proteinase: MKVFVFIACLIITITAELNDYEQWISFKTEYSRHYEHTDDKLRFEIFQNRLREIEDHNAKYERGEVEWFTGVNQFTDWTEEEIQSLSNGQASTKSIFKDSLGIYQADSNQKLPASVDWRKNGAVLPVRHQGQTSACWIFAGLGAVEGQIAIHKKQKISLSPQNIIDCYPTGDQTGYFENAYQFVKDHGISSEADYPFVAKRGTCKKDLPKVITTLSGYKQIKQSEYDLISAIANIGPVAVSVSVRDWITYKGGVFNKTDCATELTTHAVLAVGYTEDYITIKNTWGAGWGDKGFMNIARGQNICRINDRGAYPIL, from the exons ATGAAAGTATTCGTTTTTATTGCATGTCTTATTATCACAATTACTGCAGAGCTGAATGATTACGAGCAATGGATATCTTTTAAG aCTGAATATTCAAGACATTATGAACATACAGATGACAAATTAAGAtttgaaattttccaaaacaggCTTCGTGAGATTGAAGATCACAACGCAAAATACGAAAGAGGGGAGGTAGAATGGTTCACGGGTGTTAATCAATTTACTGATTGGACCGAGGAAGAGATCCAGTCTTTATCAAATGGACAAGCTTCaacaaaatcaatatttaaagaTAGTTTAGGAATTTATCAAGCAGACTCAAATCAAAAATTGCCGGCGTCCGTTGATTGGAGAAAGAATGGCGCGGTTTTACCTGTAAGGCATCAGGGACAGACTTCAGCGTGTTGGATATTTGCTGGT CTCGGAGCAGTGGAGGGACAAATAGCAattcacaaaaaacaaaaaatttctttGAGTCCACAAAATATTATTGACTGCTATCCTACCGGTGACCAGACTGGTTACTTCGAGAACGCATATCAATTTGTTAAAGACCATGGTATAAGCTCCGAAGCGGATTATCCATTCGTTGCCAAAAGGGGCACGTGTAAAAAAGATCTACCAAAAGTAATAACTACTCTTTCAGgatacaaacaaataaaacaatctGAATATGATTTAATTTCAGCTATCG CTAACATTGGTCCGGTCGCTGTCAGTGTTTCTGTAAGGGACTGGATAACATATAAAGGGGGTGTTTTTAATAAGACAGATTGTGCTACAGAATTGACTACTCATGCCGTACTCGCTGTAGGATATACTGAAGATTACATTACCATCAAAAATACTTGGGGAGCAGGTTGGGGAGACAAAGGATTTATGAATATAGCTAGAGGACAGAATATATGTCGAATTAATGATAGAGGTGCATATCCAATTTTATAA